One part of the Lotus japonicus ecotype B-129 chromosome 2, LjGifu_v1.2 genome encodes these proteins:
- the LOC130737477 gene encoding uncharacterized protein LOC130737477: MFQHVFYMNCSNPVRDDPLYVDTDISPCSSVNSQDHHVYAVVGDMKVGNFKPHCHLNLVTPVSVDREIHEQAFSYGEIHSMLEFGFELSWMSTPCQHLCRYPEDCYLNQTTNSLQCDLSEFVELCLSPLGIQITCHTGPHIFGILKKGRIFLEDEHQEACPIRRMLGIWKQDNMPGQLFSSFFLQVWASSRC; the protein is encoded by the exons ATGTTCCAGCACGTGTTTTACATGAACTGCAGCAATCCAGTGAGGGATGATCCACTGTATGTGGATACAGACATATCTCCCTGCAGCAGCGTCAATTCACAAGACCACCATGTTTATGCCGTCGTTGGGGACATGAAGGTTGGGAATTTCAAACCTCACTGCCACTTGAACCTTGTTACTCCCGTATCCGTTGATAGGGAGATACATGAGCAAGCATTTTCCTACGGTGAAATTCATAGTATGCTGGAATTTGGATTTGAGCTTTCATGGATGAGTACTCCTTGTCAACATCTTTGCAGATACCCAGAAGATTGCTATTTAAACCAAACCACCAACAGTCTTCAATGCGATCTTTCCGAATTTGTTGAACTCTGTTTAAGTCCACTGGGAATTCAAATCACTTGTCACACTG GGCCACATATATTTGGAATTCTGAAAAAGGGGCGCATATTTCTTGAAG ATGAACATCAAGAAGCATGCCCCATTCGAAGAATGCTTGGAATCTGGAAACAGGATAACATGCCTG GTCAATTGTTCTCTTCCTTCTTTCTACAG GTTTGGGCATCTTCTAGGTGTTAA
- the LOC130737478 gene encoding rust resistance kinase Lr10-like, whose product MFDQVLRVYALNIRQNLLRLKWLKKNFGSACLKCEIKSKKIPWSKIFIAAGVVVGSSVLVFLLGVIIRTYHYFRTKSGDQTRVDNFLKDYRAMEPTRFSYADIKRIAHQFKEKLGEGAHGAVYKGKLSTQILVAVKILNNTEADDGTNFINEVGTMGKIHHVNVVRLLGFCADGFHKALVYDFFPNGSLQNFISAPNKDNNTFLGWEKSQEIALGIATGIDYLHRGCEQRILHFDINPHNVLLDETFTPKISDFGLAKLCSKNRSTVSMTAARGTLGYMAPEIFSRNFGNVSYKSDIYSYGMLLLEMVGGRKNIVNTSQENNNVQVLYPDWIHGLLEGRDMHVPIDEEGDFEIAKKLAIVGLWCIQWNPLHRPSMKSVLQMLQGEGGKLKVPTNPFQPKASTSTSTNTTVAEKRLNLELEVIQELD is encoded by the exons ATGTTTGATCAAGTATTGCGAGTATATGCGTTAAATATTCGACAAAATTTACTCCGGTTGAAATGGCTGAAGAAGAATTTTGGCAGCGCGTGCTTAAAGTGTGAAATCAAATCAAAGAAGATACCTTGGTCCAAAATTTTTATCGCTGCAG GTGTAGTTGTTGGTTCATCTGTGCTGGTGTTTTTACTAGGTGTCATCATTCGAACATATCACTATTTTAGGACAAAAAGCGGTGATCAGACAAGGGTCGATAATTTTTTAAAGGATTACAGGGCTATGGAGCCAACCAGATTCTCTTATGCTGATATCAAGAGAATCGCACACCAATTTAAGGAAAAGCTTGGTGAAGGAGCTCATGGAGCTGTCTACAAAGGAAAACTATCCACCCAAATTCTGGTTGCTGTGAAGATCCTCAACAACACAGAGGCAGATGATGGGACAAATTTCATCAATGAAGTGGGAACCATGGGCAAAATCCACCATGTCAATGTTGTTCGCTTGCTTGGCTTCTGTGCTGATGGGTTTCACAAAGCTCTAGTTTATGACTTTTTCCCAAATGGATCACTGCAGAATTTCATCTCTGCACCAAACAAGGATAATAACACCTTCCTTGGATGGGAAAAGTCACAAGAAATTGCTCTAGGCATAGCCACAGGAATTGATTATCTTCACCGAGGCTGTGAGCAAAGAATTCTTCATTTTGACATCAATCCTCATAATGTCCTACTTGATGAAACTTTCACTCCAAAAATCTCAGACTTTGGTTTAGCAAAGTTGTGTTCCAAAAATCGAAGTACTGTGTCAATGACGGCAGCCAGGGGAACCCTAGGCTACATGGCACCGGAAATTTTTTCTAGAAACTTTGGCAATGTGTCTTACAAGTCTGATATCTACAGCTATGGGATGTTGTTGCTAGAGATGGTTGGAGGAAGAAAGAATATTGTGAACACAAGTCAAGAAAATAATAATGTACAAGTTCTGTATCCAGATTGGATACACGGATTGCTTGAAGGAAGGGACATGCATGTCCCTATTGATGAAGAGGGTGATTTTGAAATTGCAAAGAAACTGGCCATTGTGGGACTTTGGTGCATCCAATGGAATCCTTTGCATCGTCCCTCCATGAAGTCTGTATTACAGATGCTCCAAGGAGAGGGAGGTAAGTTAAAAGTTCCCACCAATCCTTTCCAGCCAAAAGCCTCTACTAGTACAAGCACTAATACTACTGTTGCTGAAAAACGTCTGAATTTAGAGTTGGAAGTGATTCAAGAACTGGATTGA
- the LOC130735228 gene encoding uncharacterized protein LOC130735228 yields MNSQNHEASKNPRLSGRSSTSCPSPSLSCKTCGCGKEVILYRSNSKNNPGKLFWRCPDWKEKGTCGFFEWDKGVAAEDGMQGSSNLNEDINDIMEKRIASLREDVKEIVHRAIIKLCEDMNEKDNKIEMMKMKLETEGLKINVLLFFLGTTLAVAVSKFF; encoded by the exons ATGAATTCTCAGAACCACGAAGCATCGAAGAACCCAAGGCTTAGTGGTCGTTCATCCACATCTTGTCCTTCACCCTCACTTTCATGCAAGACCTGTGGCTGTGGGAAAGAGGTAATTCTCTACCGATCCAATTCCAAGAATAATCCAGGAAAGCTATTTTGGAGGTGCCCTGATTGGAAG GAGAAAGGGACTTGTGGTTTTTTCGAATGGGATAAAGGTGTTGCTGCTGAAGATGGTATGCAGGGTTCTTCAAATCTGAATGAAGACATAAATGACATTATGGAAAAAAGGATTGCTAGTTTGAGGGAAGATGTTAAGGAAATAGTGCACAGGGCAATTATTAAGTTATGTGAAGACATGAATGAGAAGGACAACAAAattgagatgatgaagatgaagctggAAACAGAGGGATTGAAGATTAATGTGCTCTTGTTCTTTTTAGGCACTACTTTGGCTGTAGCAGTGTCAAAGTTTTTCTAG